In Vigna radiata var. radiata cultivar VC1973A chromosome 3, Vradiata_ver6, whole genome shotgun sequence, the following proteins share a genomic window:
- the LOC106757238 gene encoding small nuclear ribonucleoprotein SmD1a, which yields MKLVRFLMKLNNETVSIELKNGTVVHGTITGVDISMNTHLKTVKLTLKGKNPVTLDHLSVRGNNIRYYILPDSLNLETLLVEEAPRIKPKKPTAGKPLGRGRGRGRGRGRGRGR from the exons ATGAAGCTCGTCAG GTTTCTAATGAAGCTGAACAACGAAACCGTTTCGATTGAGCTTAAGAATGGCACTGTCGTTCACGGCACCATTACAG GTGTTGATATCAGTATGAATACACATTTAAAAACAGTTAAACTAACTCTGAAAGGGAAAAACCCAGTTACTTTGGATCATCTGAGTGTGAGAGGCAACAACATTCGTTATTATATCCTTCCTGATAGCTTGAATCTTGAGACATTACTGGTTGAAGAGGCTCCTAGGATCAAGCCTAAGAAGCCAACTGCTG GGAAGCCTTTGGGGCGAGGTCGAGGACGAGGGCGTGGACGTGGACGTGGTCGTGGCCGTTAA
- the LOC106757329 gene encoding outer envelope membrane protein 7, with amino-acid sequence MGKAKEAVVVAGALAFAWLAIELALKPFLSKARASVDKSDPARDPDDVPDADVPKPTTDDLPDVSASETAPADA; translated from the coding sequence ATGGGGAAGGCCAAAGAAGCGGTGGTGGTTGCTGGAGCCCTAGCATTTGCGTGGCTCGCCATAGAGCTTGCTCTCAAACCCTTCCTCTCCAAGGCACGTGCCTCCGTCGACAAGTCCGACCCTGCTCGTGACCCCGACGATGTTCCCGATGCTGATGTTCCCAAACCCACCACCGATGACCTGCCGGACGTCTCTGCTTCTGAAACCGCTCCCGCGGATGCCTGA
- the LOC106756676 gene encoding F-box protein At2g27310-like, protein MSVAPVESIPTLSSDLFYDIFRRLDGATLASAACTCATLCSISKEESLWENVCSSMWPSTNREDVKSLISSIGGFRKFYADCFPIVVNKEVVEYQPNNYHEYPENWTEAEYYGDMNESENICPSDFVSIIDIRFKGKPVCSKVLWGIPNANSYDGWFYNCPFRIDFLTYADRDDNNDGCVYLSVSDGLPRVTSMERERKDGKLWRELCEGLQLSWIIVNKKMKQAANLASWSPLGGQRHWPTDRDFVIRFGSVLPAKDILPCQVVECILIMKFRVVHTEEEGVETTLKLTELSMQLEDMEGAHVNGRNSLHILKDALSSRRSKNYGEVLESCHMYSKVQNELKEEKMRNESRLDRLCILSGIAAFMTFWYCVL, encoded by the coding sequence ATGTCAGTGGCACCGGTTGAAAGTATTCCCACATTAAGCAGTGATCTCTTCTATGATATATTTCGTCGACTTGATGGTGCAACATTGGCCAGTGCAGCATGTACTTGTGCAACGTTGTGTTCCATCTCTAAAGAAGAGAGTTTATGGGAGAACGTATGTTCATCTATGTGGCCTTCAACGAATAGAGAGGATGTCAAAAGTTTGATATCTTCTATTGGTGGATTCCGGAAATTTTATGCAGACTGTTTCCCGATTGTTGTAAACAAGGAGGTTGTAGAGTATCAACCGAACAACTATCATGAGTACCCGGAGAATTGGACCGAAGCTGAGTATTATGGAGACATGAATGAATCGGAAAACATCTGTCCATCAGATTTTGTTTCTATAATAGATATTAGGTTCAAGGGAAAACCGGTCTGTTCCAAAGTTCTTTGGGGAATCCCAAATGCAAATAGCTATGATGGCTGGTTCTATAACTGCCCTTTCCGGATTGATTTTCTCACTTATGCAGATAGAGATGATAACAATGATGGATGTGTTTATCTTTCTGTATCTGATGGTCTGCCACGTGTTACATCCATGGAAAGGGAAAGGAAAGATGGGAAGCTATGGCGGGAGCTCTGCGAAGGGCTCCAGCTCAGTTGGATTATAgtaaacaagaaaatgaaacaagCTGCAAATCTTGCTAGCTGGAGCCCTCTTGGTGGACAACGACACTGGCCAACAGATAGGGATTTTGTGATCCGCTTTGGATCAGTTCTGCCTGCCAAGGACATTCTTCCTTGTCAAGTAGTGGAGTGTATTCTAATTATGAAGTTTAGAGTGGTTCATACCGAAGAAGAAGGGGTCGAAACAACCCTTAAATTAACAGAGCTGAGCATGCAGTTGGAAGACATGGAAGGTGCTCATGTTAATGGAAGAAACAGTTTGCATATACTGAAGGATGCACTTAGCAGCAGAAGGAGCAAAAACTACGGTGAAGTACTTGAGTCTTGCCACATGTATTCAAAAGTACAGAATGAGTTGAAAGAGGAGAAGATGAGAAATGAAAGTAGGTTGGATAGACTTTGTATTCTGAGTGGCATTGCGGCCTTTATGACGTTCTGGTACTGTGTTTTATAA